In Deefgea piscis, the genomic window TGCAGCGCCAAGACAAAGACTAAATCAGTAGCGTTTTATTCTTAGCCATATAAAAAACGCAGCCATGGCTGCGTTTTTTATATTCATCGCGATATCGCCACTTAGCTTGGCAAACCTGGGGCCTGGTGCATTTGCAAAACGAGCTGCTCAGATGGCACGGGTTTACTAAATAAAAAGCCTTGCAAATGCAGATCAATTCCTGCGTAGCGCTGGCGCAAATAATTTAAATCATCCAAATTATCAATGCCTTCGGCCACCATGCGTAAATTAAGCTCTTGGGCAATCCGCACCATACCATCAATAATACTTTGGCAACGCGGCTCGCGATGGATGTTTTTAATCAAGCTCATATCAAATTTAAGCTCGGTCATTGGTAAATCTTTGATCATATCCATAGTGGTATGGCCAACGCCAAAATCATCGATCGCTAAACCAAAACCGCGCAATCGTAAACGCAGCAAGGTCGTCATGGTTTGCCCGAGATTGGCAAACGCCGAATTTTCAGTGATCTCAAGCACCACCTGTTGCGGCGACAAACTCCGCAGCAATAGTTGGCTATGAATCCAATCGAGCAACTCGGCGTCCTCTAGTTGAGTTCGCGATAAATTTATCGACAAGCGCATCTCAGGCGAAAACTTAGCGCGCTGCATCATATCAAAACTGGCCTGTACCACTCTCCTAGTGAGCAAGGTTAAATAACCCTCTTGATCAAGCCGATCGATAAATGCGCCGGGAGCAAGTAGACCGCGCTGCGGATGCTGCCAACGCGCCAGTGCCTCACACTGCACAATTGCGCCGGTTTTCAGACTTAAAATCGGCTGAAAATACGCGGTAAATTGGTTTTGCGCCAAAGCGCTCACAATCTCAATCAGCGGCACCTCAGCATCACTCACTTGTTGATGGGTTTCTAGCTTGGCGCTCAGTAATAACTCGGTCACCACGCGCTGCAATGCTTCTGGCTGAATCGGCTTGACCAGATACGCAATCGACGCAATACCCAGCGCTTTGGCGGCTCGCCCACAGTTCTCAAGTAATTCAGGCGCGTAGCCACTAATTAAAATCACCGCAGGGATCTGGGCATGCTTGGCCAAATGCTGCAATAACTCAATGCCATCCATGCCTGGCATATTTAAATCCACCACCACCAGATCAACATTGCCCAACTCATAAATTAGATTCAGCGCTTGCCTGCCATCGGCCGCCTCAAAAATTTGCAAGTCGGGTAGTTCGCTGCAAATAGCACGCATCAACTGCCGCTGTACAGCGCTATCGTCGACCAGCAAAATTTGTGGCACTTGATCCATCGGCGACATGAATAAACTCCTTTCTCTCGCTGAAATTTAAGCACATGCAGAGCAATAAACCACTGAAACTTTCTTTAAAATAAATACATGCTGACCAATTGATTATAAAAACAATATTAAAAATCAAAACACGCAAACCCATACCAACATAAAACCGCCACGCGAGGTCAATCAATATCAGCAAAACCGCCAAAAAAAACCTTGATCATTACACTGCAGGTCTGGCAAAGTTAAAGCCACGCGCTTTAACCCACATCATCGATCGATATCTTGTATTAACGGCCTTTAGCCCCATATTTACACAATATCGCTCTACATTTAGGCTGGCATTTTGTTTGAATCTCCTCGCGCTTTTTTAAGTGCCTTACCGCGTTTTTCCCAATCAGCTGACACCTTTGAGGCTTTAACCTCGAGCGCTCAATTTCGTGAGCAATTACTCGAGCACATCGCCAAAGCACAACGCCGTATCTACATTGCCGCGCTGTATTTACAAAACGACGCAGCGGGCGATCTGATTTTGTCGGCGCTCTATGCCGTCAAAGCGCGGCAACCGCAACTAGAAATCGCCGTTTTGGTCGATTGGCATCGCGCGCAGCGCGGCCTAATTGGCGCCAAGGCCGAATCAGGCAACGCCGCTTGGTATCAACAACGTGCGCAGCAACAGCATCTGGAAGTCCCCATTTATGGCGTGCCGGTGCAAAGCCGCGAATTACTTGGCGTATTGCATCTAAAAGGCTTTGTCATTGACGACACGGTGATCTATAGCGGCGCCAGCCTGAATAATGTGTATTTACACGTTGGCGATCGCTATCGCTACGATCGCTACCATGTGCTGCACAACCCCGCGCTCGCCGAGAGCATGGTGCAGTTTTTTCAAACGGCGCTACTGAGCCAAACCGCAGTGCATCGTCTTGATCGGCCTAATATTCCCAACACCAAAACCATTCGTGGCGAAATTCGCCACTTCCGGCAGCACTTAAAAGCGGCGCGCTACTCACTACAAGGCAGCAGTAATACCGAAACGGGGCTGGCGATTACGCCTTGGGTTGGCGTTGGCCAGCGCAATCCGCTTAATCGTTTAATTTTAAAATTGATCAGTGCCAGCGAGCGAAAAATCGTCATCTGCACGCCGTATTTTAATTTGCCACGCAGCGTGACCAAGGCGCTCAACAGCCTGATCAAACAAGGGGTGCAGGTTGAAATAATCATTGGTGATAAAACAGCGAACGATTTTTACATCCCGCCGAGCGAGTCATTTAAAACCATTGGCGCGCTACCGTATTTATACGAAGCCAATTTGCGCCGCTTTGCCAAAGTGCAGCAAAAAGCCATGCAAGCTGGGCAATTGAATATTTTACTGTGGCACGACATCGGCCATAGTTTTCACCTCAAAGGCATTTGGGTCGACGACGATTATCAATTGATCACCGGCAATAATCTCAACCCACGGGCGTTTAATTTAGATTTAGAAAACGCGCTCTTAATTCACGACCCACACGGCGAGCTCAGCACCAGCACCGCTGCCGAGCTGCAACACATCCGCCAACGCACTCGGCGCATCGCGAGTTTTACCGAGCTAGAAACCTTGGCTGACTACCCAGAAAAAGTAAAAAAACTCCTCACTCGCCTATCGCGAATCCGAGTCGATCGCTTACTTTCGCGCTTTTTATAAGCAGGTATTGCCCTAGGCAGGACATTCATAAACAACCAGCAAGCTATACCCCACAAGCCCAAACGTAGGGTGGAATAAACGAAGTGCATTCCACCTGACACCTCAGAACAGGTCGCCAAACATCGGGTACTCAGGACAAAATACAAATACTGATTGCGAAATAATGCTGGAGCGGCACAAGTCTTATTGCACGAAGCCGGTGGAATGCGCGTTGCTTATTCCACCCTTGTATCTTTCTCTCCGTGGTGGTTAGCTACTACCACATGAGGCGAAGTGAGTTTGGTTCCACCCTTAAGGCATCGACCTTGCCATGTAGATTAAACCCTTCGTCCTCACTTCTTTCGCCAAATCAGACACTGAACGGTAGCCAAGGGCTTTGACCCTGTATGCACAAGGCAAGTGGGCGAATTAGGCATTTTTACAGGAAGAATCTTCATGTTTTATCTCGGTATTGATGTTGCTAAAGCTAAGCTCGATTGTTACTTGTTAACTCAACTTGACCCACTCAAAGGCAAGGCCAAGGTCGTACCCAATACAGCCAAAGGCCTTGCTGATTTGCTGGCTTGGCTGACTAAAAATCACATTCCGCATGACCAGCTGCACGTCACGATGGAGGCCACTGGCGTGTATCACGAACTGGCCGCCACCCTACTGCATGATGCAGGCGTTTGCGTGTCGATTGCCAATCCCGCGCAGGTGAAGCATTTCGGCCAAGGCCTCGCAGTGCGCACCAAAACTGATGGCGTCGACAGCCAAGTTCTGGCGCGTTACTGCGCGATGATCAAGCCTGCTGCGTGGCTGCCACCTCCGCCTGAAGCCCGCATTCTAAAAGGACTTCTGGCTCGTCGAGAAGCGATTTTGCAAGACTTGCTCCGCGAAAAAAATCGGCAAGAAAAAGCTGAATCTACGGTGACGACCGAGCTGATTCATCAATCGATTAACGACAGTATTGTCTTTCTAAATGCTCAGCTCAAAAAGCTACAAAGCCAAATCGACGACCATATCGACCGTCATCCTGGCCTGAAAAACGACCTCAATTTACTGCAAACCATCCCAGCAATCGGCCCACAAAGTGGCACGCAATTATTGGCGGTGATGCATACGCATCAATTCAATACGGCCGAACAATTGTCGGCCTATTTGGGCTTGGTGCCCGTCGAGCGGCAATCGGGGTCATCGATTCTTGGGCGCGCCAAACGGTCTAAAGCTGGTCCTGCAAAGGTTCGCGCCGTGCTCTACATGGCGGCGGTCGTCGCGACTAGGTACAACCCCCACGTTAAAGCTTTATTTGAACGTTTACTGGCCCGAGGCAAGAGCAAAATGTCGGCGCTCGGTGCTTGCATGCGCAAATTAGTTCACCTGTGCTTCGGCGTGCTGAAAACGCAGAAAAAGTATCAAGCTGAGTATCAAAATGCTTGACCGGCAAGACGGTATCTACAGGGCTCGCTTTTATATGCAGGTATTACTATAGAAGCCTCACTAAAAAACAACCACATAGCCATACCCCTACATTTGTTTAAATTGTGCGGCGTGGCTGCGGCTTAGCGGCAAGATGGCGAAATTGTTTTTTAGATAGATTTGCTGGCGCCCGAGTAGGTCTTTTTCGATTTTGGCAATGGCGGGCAAACTCACCAAGTAGCTGCGGTGAATTTGGGCAAAAAATTGTGGATTGAGTTGCGGCAATAAGTCTTTGAGCGACGTGCGAATCAAAAACCGCCCGCTCTCCGTCACCACTTCGGTGTATTTATCGGTTGCCTGAAAATACCGCACCTCGTCCACTGCAATCAGCCGGGTGCTATCGCCTAGGCTGGCGGTGAGCCATTGCAAATAAGTCGGTGGCGCGGGCGCGATCAGCTCACGACTGAGCTGGCTCCAATCAACGCTGGGTTTAACCTCACGCTGCAAGCGCAGCACGCATTGCGCCAACCGCGCTTCGCTCACTGGCTTTAATAAATAATCCACCGCCGATTGCTCAAAGGCCGCCACCGCGTATTCGTCATACGCGGTAACAAAAATCACCCGCGTATCGCGCCAAGTAGCTGCGACTTGCAAGCCATTGAGCCCCGGCATACGAATATCCAAAAAAGCAAAATCGGGCTGCCATTGGCTCAGTAGCGCCACCGCTTCAACGCCATTTTTGGCCTGCGCTACAATCTGCAATTGCGGCCACACCACAGCAAGGCGACTGGCAAACGCCGCCATTAAGAGCGGCTCGTCATCGGCAATCAGGGCAGTTGGCATCGTTAAAATTGACCTCAGTTTGTACACCTACAATTAGGATGGTGTGGTTTCTAAAAAACCACTCAACCCAACTACTCGGCAAAAGGAATCCGCAATTCGGCCACCACACCCGACGGGGTATTGCCAGCAATACTGAGTGTAGCTTGGCCTTCATACAAATACATCAAGCGATCGCGTACATTGGCTAAACCGATACCGCTTTGGCTTGGCGCATTCAAATTCAGGCCCATGCCACTGTCGATCACCCGTAGGCAGAGTTGCGTGCCGATTTTTTCGGCTTCAATCTCAATCACGCCGCCGGCGATGGCCGGCTCAATGCCATGCTGCAAAGCGTTTTCCACCAAGGGCTGCAATAATAACGGCGGCAACTGAGCGCCGCGCAAAGCCGCCGGCACGCGAATTAGATAGCTTAAACGCTCACCCAAACGAATTTGATTAATCGCCAATAGCGCGCTGACTAAATCGAGTTCTTCAGCCAAGCAGGTTGTCGATTGCCGCGTACGCTTAAGACTGGCGCGTAAATAATCATTGAGATGCTCCAGCATGATTTGCGCCAAAGCGGGGTCGCGCGCAATCAGGCTGTGTAAATTGGCCAGCGTATTAAATAAAAAATGCGGCTCAATTTGCGCTTGCAGCATCGCCAATTGCGCGGCGGTTTGTGCTTGCTGCGCCTCGGCGGCATGCCGGCGCTGCACTTCTAATTCAGCGCGATCACGCTGCGCGCGAAATAAGACCCAAAAAAAAGCACTGGCAAAGCCTGAAATCAGCACCGCAATCGCCACCCAGCGCCAAGCTTGACTGGGCGCATGCAGCAAAATCGCGATCACATTGGATGCGCCCAAGGCTGCAGCCAGCGCAAAGCCTGCCAACAAACCCAGCGGCGTACTAATCAACATCCGCCAAGGCCGTGGCCAAGCATCGCCCATCATGCGATCCATCGCCCAATTACACAGCCAAATACAAAAACCGATGCAGTTGGAAATCACCAGATTATCGACCAGCGCAGTTCGCTCGTCGATTAAGGTCAATAGCACGGCAATCAGCGCATTCACCAAGAGTAAAATCGGCAAGTCCTGTCGGTAGCGGCATGAGATGGTTTTGGCTTGTGCTTGCATCAATTGATCACTCAAAAAAAGTATTTCACCACAGCTTGTACGCTATGCCGTTGTGGCAACGCGCCGTATTGACTACCCGGTGCGCCGTTTTGATACTGCCATTGCAGCGCCCAATCCATGCGCTCAAAATGGTAACGCGCTTCTAACCAGCTTTGCCAGCTTTGATCGACTAAGTCGCGCCGCAGCATCCAATTTAAATCCAAGGCCTTCAATCCCGCGTCGCGCCACGTGATAAAACTCATTGCCGCCTGTTGTGTGGGCAAGCTTTGTGCATTAAACACCGCACTGCGATACGCCCAATAATCGGCAGGGTTGCGCCACAAATCGCGCCATTGGCTTTGATTGAGCGCCGCGCCATCATAGTGATATTCCAAACTCAGCGATAAATTATTGGCAAAGGTATACGTGCCGCCAGCGGCCAAGCGCGAATGCCACGTTACGGGTGCAGCAGGCAACAAGGTTGCGCTGCGCCCACCACTGTATTCGGCGTAGAGGGTTAAAGCGTCACCCGCCAAAATCGATGCATTCATACCCACCTGTGGCGACTGCCCTTGTTCACCCAAAAGTAACACCTGCGGCGCAAAGCCCGGCAATAATTGCACACTACTAGTCAACAAATACCGCGACACCGAATTACTCGCACCCCAATCAGGCGAAAACGCTGCGCTTTGCCGCTGATCTGCCAATTTAGGCGCAAACACCGCATTGACTGCACCGCCTTCCCAAACCCACTGCCCGCGCAGCATGCCCACGCCGAGGCGGTTTTCACGCAAACTCGATGGCGCAATCGACACCACCGAGCGCAAAGCGCCGACTTTAAAATAATCGGTTGGGTTGTAGCCCAAGGCCACACCACTGCGTAAATTAACCCGCCCCAGATCGAGCGCGGCATTGGGGCTGGCTTGCCAGCTGACATAGCCTTCTTTAAAGGTATTCACCACCTCATCCTGCCCACCTTGCCCCAGCCAATCAACACGATTGGCCAGTGTAAATCGCCACTCTGGATTAATCGCCGTATCGAGCAACACATCCACCGAGGCACGACCAATGCGTATATCGTCCAAAGGCGCACGCTGATTCACATGCCCCAGCATACCCTCAGTAAAAATCTGCCAGTCCGATCTAGCTACCGCTGGCTCTGACGCTTGATCGGCCAAAGACAGCGCATCGGCATCGCTCGCCCAGCACGGGCTAGCAAGTAGCGCGATAAACACGGCCACCATCCCCGCCAAACTGGATTGCTTTTGCGCCTGCGCATCGCGGCCAAACGCCTGCTGCATCACGCGAGTGTTGCTCATGCCATGCCAGTACACCATCATTCGGCCTTAAAGCGGGGCAAAAAATCCCGCTGCAGCCAGCTCTCGGGTACGTCGCGAAACGCAAAATCACTGCTGCGCAGCACCGTGACCCACTGCGGATCTAGCCCATCAATAATCACCGTTTCGGTGGGTCGCGACACGCCAAGCTGCTTTTGAAAGCGGCGGTAATACGTCGTTTTTAATAAATGATCGCTACTGGAATAAAACTTGGCTTTCACCGGCTGATTATTATTGCGGTCGATCCAATAATCGATGCGGTGATAGGTCACATCCGGCGTTTTAGCATTGAGCTTAAGCAAATACGTGTCGCGATTTTGCCGTTCACCATCGGCAATCGTTTCTTCACCAAGCAAACTTGCGGCATAGTCCACCGCCAAATTCACCGTCACCACATCGCCATTGGCCGCTTGGCCCAGCAAACGCTGCTGCGGCGAAATCCGAATACTGGCCTTGCTGGATGGATCATACAGCCATAAATCATTGCCATTTTTCAGCAGCAATTTACCAGCATCGCGTTGCGGTGCGACAAAGCGAATTAAATTGCGAAACTGCCCGCTCTGCGAATCAGCGCGCGCATACACCGCCAAGGTGCTGGTTTCCACTTGCTTGCCATTGCGATATTCAATCAAGGTGCTGGTAACGCCAAAAGGTTGCTCAGGATTACGTATCGCGTCGCTGGCGCTTAAGATTTGCTGCGCGCTCGGTGCCGCACCCACTGATGCGCAGCAGGCCAGCACTACACTCGCACCTAATACCCGGCACAGCGTTTTAAGTGAGCGCTGGGCGGTGTTATTAGCCGCGCGTTCACCTGCTGCGGGCATCGTCGCCCAGCTTTGCTGCATCGCTTTATTCATCTTTGTCGTCCTTGTCTTTCGGGCGGCGAAACAATAAATTCACCCCCACAATAATCAGCACCAAGGGCCACCACAGCGCCCACATTTGGCCAAAGCTGGGTACAAAGCCAAAGTTATGCGCCAAAAACAACAGCCCGAGCGCAACCAACAGCAGCGCAGAAAAATACTTATGTCGCATCATTCTATCCTTCTGGTATTGACACATGACGGCTTACACATGACGCAATGCATCGACAATATTCATTCTGGCAGCACGGCGCGCTGGCCACCAAGCCGAGATGGCCGCCAATACCACCAACATCAATCCCGTACCAAATAACATCCGCGTTTCGCCCCACACCCGCACTGTGAGTGGCACCGGCTCAGTATTGCCCGGCGGCAACCAAGTTAAACCGGCATGATTAATTACCCATGCCAATACCAGCGCCAATACCACCCCGAAAATCGCGCCAATGGCCCCTAGCAAAGCGCCCTCGCAAACAAATAAGCGCCAGATGCCATTACGCCGCACGCCCATCGCCCGCAACGTACCGATTTCCACCGTGCGCTCCATCACCGCCATGCTCATGGTATTGCCAACAGTAAACAGCACAATCGCCCCGATTAGCAGCGAAATAAAACTAAAAATCGCGGTAAACATGCCAGTGATTTGGCCAAAAGAAGGATTCAGCGTGGCATAGTCATACACCGCCAAGGGCTGATCTTTGAGCGTAGTGGTCAATAGCGTATTGATCCGCGCCTGTGCTTTAGCTAAATCAGCGCTGTGCTTAAGCTGCAACACAATCGCCGTCACTTGTGGTGTTTCTTGGCCGTACACCAATTGCTGCGCTTGCGGTAAATGCAGCAGCATTGAAATGTCATCGAGCTCTTTTACGCCAAAGCCTTGCGCTTTCACCACCGCCAAAGTCGCCACATTAGGCGCGCCGTGCACATTAGCGGCCAACAACTCAATTTGCGGTACAGCGCTGGTTTGTTGTTTTGGATTTTCGGCATTGGCTTGCTGCGACAAAGCGCTGATATCATCGGGCGCCGCAGGGCCATCGTTGACTTTGGCTTGGCTGGCCGGGCAATCTTTGAGCTGCAACGGCGCGCATAACTGCAGCACCCGCGCTACACCATTGCCAATCACCACGGCATTGCCCGCCGTGCCGGTTAAGGCCAGCGTTTTGGCCTCGCCGGGAAAATCAAATTCATTCCAGCGGCGCATTTGATTTTGATCGCTCACCCATACCCCGGTACCGATCACCGTGCGCGACACACCAGCGCTAAAGTTGCCGGCAATACCCCCTAGGCTCAGCGTTGGCGTTACCACCGTCAGCAGCGGTTTTAACTCTGGATCATGGCGTAGCACTTCAATCAAACTGGCGTAGTTTTTAATGCCATACGCCGCTGGATTGCCGCTGCCGTATAAAAAATAGTCTTTATGCTGAATCTGCAAATGCCCGGCGCTGCGCACAAAGTTGGTTTGCAAACCCAAATTGATATTGCCGCTATAACCGCCAAAAATCAGAATCGCCACCGCGCCAATCATCATCGCCAGCAAGGTGGTTAAAGAGCGACGACGATTGCGTAATAAATTTCTTAGCGCCAACGTTATAACACTCATAATGCCACCGCCATTTTGCGTTCAATCGCCACAATACGGCCATCCCGAATCATCACCGCATCATCCGCTGCGGCCAAAACTTGTGGGTCATGCGAAGAAAAAACAAACGACACCGCCAGCTCGCGCTGCATTTGCCGCATTAGCGCAATAATCGACGCGCCAGTATGGCTGTCTAGATTGGCCGTTGGCTCATCGGCCAACACCCACTGCGGCTGCGTCGCCAAAGCCCGTGCTATCGCCACCCTTTGCCGTTGCCCGCCCGACAGTTGCCCGGGTAAATGCTGGCTTTTTTCGCTCAAGCCGACGGCGTCGAGCAGCATTTTTACCCGTTTATGCCGCGCTGGCCGCGCCACTTTGGCCAAAAGCAAAGGGTATTCGATGTTTTCAAACGCTGATAACACCGGCAATAAATTAAAGTTTTGAAACACAAAACCAATATGGCGCAAACGAAAGTCCGCCAAAGCCGAATCGCTCATTTGCTGCACGTTTTCACCGGCCACCGTAATCTCACCGCTATCGGGCAAATCAATACAGCCAATCAAATTAAGCAAGGTGGTTTTGCCGCTACCCGATGGGCCGGAGAGCACAGTAAACCGCTGCGGCAAAATCTCTAAATTAATATCGGCCAAAGCGGGCACTGCCACACTGTCGAGCTGATAGCGTTTATTCACTTGTTGTAAGGTGACTGGCAACATGGTCGTTCTCAATTCAAGGCAGAGAATTACACTGTATGCCGTTTGGGTAGCGCTGCGTAAATTTGCGATAAAGCGGGGTTTTGGCGCTTGAAATGCCGGATTTTTGGATTAATTGGTGAGCCCACGATAAAGACTGCGACCCGAGCCGCCGCAACCGCTGCCCGATTGGCCATCCCAGCGCAAAAAACGCCCCTTTCACGGCGAACTTTGCCAAGGCAATGCAGTCAAATCGGCGGATTAATCAGTCAAGCAGTCTGGCAGTAGAAAGCCATTTGTAAGCGCGGTAAGCCGAACGGCAAACCCCTTGCATTTTCTTATACCAAGGCTTAGTTTTTCTGGTATCTTCACAGCCCCCTTTGTTTACAAGGGTTTCATGCCAATACCATATATCGGTATGGCACCCATCGTTT contains:
- a CDS encoding EAL domain-containing response regulator, giving the protein MSPMDQVPQILLVDDSAVQRQLMRAICSELPDLQIFEAADGRQALNLIYELGNVDLVVVDLNMPGMDGIELLQHLAKHAQIPAVILISGYAPELLENCGRAAKALGIASIAYLVKPIQPEALQRVVTELLLSAKLETHQQVSDAEVPLIEIVSALAQNQFTAYFQPILSLKTGAIVQCEALARWQHPQRGLLAPGAFIDRLDQEGYLTLLTRRVVQASFDMMQRAKFSPEMRLSINLSRTQLEDAELLDWIHSQLLLRSLSPQQVVLEITENSAFANLGQTMTTLLRLRLRGFGLAIDDFGVGHTTMDMIKDLPMTELKFDMSLIKNIHREPRCQSIIDGMVRIAQELNLRMVAEGIDNLDDLNYLRQRYAGIDLHLQGFLFSKPVPSEQLVLQMHQAPGLPS
- the pssA gene encoding CDP-diacylglycerol--serine O-phosphatidyltransferase, whose product is MFESPRAFLSALPRFSQSADTFEALTSSAQFREQLLEHIAKAQRRIYIAALYLQNDAAGDLILSALYAVKARQPQLEIAVLVDWHRAQRGLIGAKAESGNAAWYQQRAQQQHLEVPIYGVPVQSRELLGVLHLKGFVIDDTVIYSGASLNNVYLHVGDRYRYDRYHVLHNPALAESMVQFFQTALLSQTAVHRLDRPNIPNTKTIRGEIRHFRQHLKAARYSLQGSSNTETGLAITPWVGVGQRNPLNRLILKLISASERKIVICTPYFNLPRSVTKALNSLIKQGVQVEIIIGDKTANDFYIPPSESFKTIGALPYLYEANLRRFAKVQQKAMQAGQLNILLWHDIGHSFHLKGIWVDDDYQLITGNNLNPRAFNLDLENALLIHDPHGELSTSTAAELQHIRQRTRRIASFTELETLADYPEKVKKLLTRLSRIRVDRLLSRFL
- a CDS encoding IS110 family transposase, with protein sequence MFYLGIDVAKAKLDCYLLTQLDPLKGKAKVVPNTAKGLADLLAWLTKNHIPHDQLHVTMEATGVYHELAATLLHDAGVCVSIANPAQVKHFGQGLAVRTKTDGVDSQVLARYCAMIKPAAWLPPPPEARILKGLLARREAILQDLLREKNRQEKAESTVTTELIHQSINDSIVFLNAQLKKLQSQIDDHIDRHPGLKNDLNLLQTIPAIGPQSGTQLLAVMHTHQFNTAEQLSAYLGLVPVERQSGSSILGRAKRSKAGPAKVRAVLYMAAVVATRYNPHVKALFERLLARGKSKMSALGACMRKLVHLCFGVLKTQKKYQAEYQNA
- a CDS encoding LytR/AlgR family response regulator transcription factor — protein: MPTALIADDEPLLMAAFASRLAVVWPQLQIVAQAKNGVEAVALLSQWQPDFAFLDIRMPGLNGLQVAATWRDTRVIFVTAYDEYAVAAFEQSAVDYLLKPVSEARLAQCVLRLQREVKPSVDWSQLSRELIAPAPPTYLQWLTASLGDSTRLIAVDEVRYFQATDKYTEVVTESGRFLIRTSLKDLLPQLNPQFFAQIHRSYLVSLPAIAKIEKDLLGRQQIYLKNNFAILPLSRSHAAQFKQM
- a CDS encoding sensor histidine kinase; protein product: MSDQLMQAQAKTISCRYRQDLPILLLVNALIAVLLTLIDERTALVDNLVISNCIGFCIWLCNWAMDRMMGDAWPRPWRMLISTPLGLLAGFALAAALGASNVIAILLHAPSQAWRWVAIAVLISGFASAFFWVLFRAQRDRAELEVQRRHAAEAQQAQTAAQLAMLQAQIEPHFLFNTLANLHSLIARDPALAQIMLEHLNDYLRASLKRTRQSTTCLAEELDLVSALLAINQIRLGERLSYLIRVPAALRGAQLPPLLLQPLVENALQHGIEPAIAGGVIEIEAEKIGTQLCLRVIDSGMGLNLNAPSQSGIGLANVRDRLMYLYEGQATLSIAGNTPSGVVAELRIPFAE
- a CDS encoding outer membrane lipoprotein-sorting protein; protein product: MNKAMQQSWATMPAAGERAANNTAQRSLKTLCRVLGASVVLACCASVGAAPSAQQILSASDAIRNPEQPFGVTSTLIEYRNGKQVETSTLAVYARADSQSGQFRNLIRFVAPQRDAGKLLLKNGNDLWLYDPSSKASIRISPQQRLLGQAANGDVVTVNLAVDYAASLLGEETIADGERQNRDTYLLKLNAKTPDVTYHRIDYWIDRNNNQPVKAKFYSSSDHLLKTTYYRRFQKQLGVSRPTETVIIDGLDPQWVTVLRSSDFAFRDVPESWLQRDFLPRFKAE
- a CDS encoding LiaF transmembrane domain-containing protein encodes the protein MMRHKYFSALLLVALGLLFLAHNFGFVPSFGQMWALWWPLVLIIVGVNLLFRRPKDKDDKDE
- a CDS encoding ABC transporter permease; translated protein: MSVITLALRNLLRNRRRSLTTLLAMMIGAVAILIFGGYSGNINLGLQTNFVRSAGHLQIQHKDYFLYGSGNPAAYGIKNYASLIEVLRHDPELKPLLTVVTPTLSLGGIAGNFSAGVSRTVIGTGVWVSDQNQMRRWNEFDFPGEAKTLALTGTAGNAVVIGNGVARVLQLCAPLQLKDCPASQAKVNDGPAAPDDISALSQQANAENPKQQTSAVPQIELLAANVHGAPNVATLAVVKAQGFGVKELDDISMLLHLPQAQQLVYGQETPQVTAIVLQLKHSADLAKAQARINTLLTTTLKDQPLAVYDYATLNPSFGQITGMFTAIFSFISLLIGAIVLFTVGNTMSMAVMERTVEIGTLRAMGVRRNGIWRLFVCEGALLGAIGAIFGVVLALVLAWVINHAGLTWLPPGNTEPVPLTVRVWGETRMLFGTGLMLVVLAAISAWWPARRAARMNIVDALRHV
- a CDS encoding ABC transporter ATP-binding protein; translation: MLPVTLQQVNKRYQLDSVAVPALADINLEILPQRFTVLSGPSGSGKTTLLNLIGCIDLPDSGEITVAGENVQQMSDSALADFRLRHIGFVFQNFNLLPVLSAFENIEYPLLLAKVARPARHKRVKMLLDAVGLSEKSQHLPGQLSGGQRQRVAIARALATQPQWVLADEPTANLDSHTGASIIALMRQMQRELAVSFVFSSHDPQVLAAADDAVMIRDGRIVAIERKMAVAL